The Sedimentisphaera salicampi genome includes a region encoding these proteins:
- a CDS encoding MFS transporter → MRIQTIPILFVFLMMGVADAMGPMSEAVRENYELSNVTATLLSFFVFIAFAVFSVPGGLLAARIGKKRLLLLGLGLNAAAMLIPCLVDPTFAVLLGCIFVLGIGTTFLQVAGNPIMHDVSAEGKYGRNLSFAQGFKGIGSSVSSYLVTAVAGFAIFKTLGWRGVFPIFFVLMAAAFIWVCTIKVNETKADVPPSLKSGLGLLKKPVYALAVLGIFLYVGSEVCMARFLLPLLEKMGLEETTASRFGPAFFFLMLTVGRLGGGAVLNFLSQRTFFRLSALMGLAGGLILMFGAAKIAVLGVLLAGLGFANIWPMLFSITVEKDPARGSELSGLMCMAISGGALVPLVMGSLVDMELGTKAFIVPVICFVYLLVLSLEKDKPKQIEPEAVPSP, encoded by the coding sequence GTGAGAATCCAAACAATTCCAATACTTTTTGTATTTCTGATGATGGGCGTTGCAGATGCAATGGGCCCGATGTCTGAGGCAGTAAGGGAGAATTACGAGCTCAGCAACGTAACAGCAACCCTTCTATCGTTCTTTGTATTTATAGCGTTCGCTGTTTTCAGTGTACCTGGCGGTCTTCTGGCAGCAAGAATCGGCAAGAAAAGGCTTCTCCTTCTCGGCCTTGGCCTCAATGCAGCAGCTATGCTGATACCCTGCCTAGTGGACCCTACATTTGCCGTTCTTCTCGGCTGCATTTTTGTTCTGGGGATTGGAACAACGTTCCTTCAGGTAGCCGGAAATCCGATTATGCACGATGTGAGCGCTGAAGGCAAATACGGCCGCAATCTCAGCTTCGCTCAGGGCTTCAAGGGAATCGGAAGCTCAGTTTCCTCATATCTGGTAACGGCTGTTGCAGGTTTTGCGATATTCAAAACACTTGGCTGGAGAGGCGTATTCCCGATTTTCTTCGTGCTTATGGCAGCAGCTTTTATTTGGGTTTGCACTATCAAAGTAAACGAGACAAAGGCAGACGTTCCACCAAGCCTGAAGTCCGGCCTTGGTCTTTTGAAAAAGCCTGTTTACGCTTTAGCGGTTCTCGGGATCTTCCTTTATGTGGGCTCTGAGGTATGTATGGCAAGGTTCCTCCTTCCTCTTCTTGAAAAGATGGGGCTTGAAGAAACCACAGCCTCAAGATTCGGCCCTGCATTTTTCTTCCTTATGCTGACAGTCGGCCGTCTCGGCGGGGGTGCTGTATTGAACTTCCTCTCTCAGCGTACCTTCTTCAGGCTCTCAGCCCTGATGGGGCTTGCCGGCGGGTTGATACTAATGTTCGGTGCGGCGAAGATAGCAGTACTGGGCGTATTGCTTGCAGGCCTCGGATTTGCTAATATCTGGCCAATGCTCTTCTCAATTACAGTGGAGAAGGACCCAGCCCGCGGAAGCGAGCTCAGCGGCCTTATGTGTATGGCTATCTCCGGCGGGGCGCTCGTGCCGCTGGTTATGGGCAGTCTTGTTGATATGGAGCTCGGCACTAAAGCCTTTATCGTTCCTGTAATCTGCTTTGTGTATCTTCTGGTACTTTCCCTTGAGAAGGATAAGCCGAAGCAGATTGAACCAGAAGCAGTACCGAGTCCTTGA
- a CDS encoding GH92 family glycosyl hydrolase, whose amino-acid sequence MNIIYKYVALSLLIAFFVCTPVMAEESQSPLDYVNPLVGSDSAFEFSNGNTYPAIALPWGMNFWTPVTNTDQNNGWCYNYDDYKICGFKQTHQPSPWINDYARFALMPVVGELSVRTEERSSWFSHKAETVKPHYYKAYLADYDVTAEITPSERAAQFRFTFPESDESYVLLDAFNQGSYVKIIPEKRMIKGYCRNNSGGVPDNFHNYFAAVFDKDFEEVSTWSDWNIRKGSSEEKGKHVGAAVRFKTIKGEPVNVKVASSFISPEQAELNLKREIGNETFSQTRSKAKDIWNSQLNRIKVKGGTEKQFGNFYTALYRTLLFPRKFYEFDEDGEMVHYSPYNGKVLPGYMFTDNGFWDTFRAVFPFFTVMYPELNADIMKGLVNTYKESGWLPEWASPGHRDCMVGSNSASIIANTYLSGIRGYDIETLYEAILKNSENQHPNLSSVGRLGVDYYNEKGYIPCDVGVNESIARTLEYSYADYTIWKLAKALDKPKEHIERFRKRAQFYRNVFDESTNFMRGKKESGKWQSPFVPEKWGGVFTEGSAWHYTWSVFQDPQGLMNLMGGKKAFTEKLDSVFSTPPKYDASYYGFPIHEIIEMTVVDMGQYAHGNQPIQHMIYLYNYAGQPWKAQKWIREVMDRLYQPTPDGLCGDEDNGQTSAWYVFSALGFYPVCPGSGEFVIGSPIFEEAEMKLENGNTFTVEAEDNCKDNIYIETARLNGKPYSKTYLNYEDIQNGGRVSFDMSDKPNKDWGDDPSDAPYSMSKELE is encoded by the coding sequence ATGAATATAATTTATAAATACGTTGCATTATCGCTCCTAATCGCTTTTTTTGTTTGTACTCCGGTAATGGCTGAAGAAAGTCAATCGCCCTTGGATTATGTAAATCCGCTGGTAGGCTCTGATTCTGCATTCGAATTTTCCAACGGCAACACTTATCCTGCGATAGCGCTTCCTTGGGGCATGAATTTCTGGACCCCTGTAACCAACACCGACCAGAACAACGGCTGGTGCTACAACTACGACGACTACAAGATCTGCGGCTTCAAGCAGACCCATCAGCCTAGCCCTTGGATCAACGATTATGCCCGCTTTGCACTGATGCCGGTAGTCGGTGAGCTTTCAGTTAGGACAGAAGAACGCTCAAGCTGGTTTTCTCATAAGGCCGAAACGGTAAAACCGCATTACTACAAGGCTTATCTGGCAGATTATGATGTTACCGCCGAGATCACTCCTTCCGAAAGGGCGGCTCAATTTCGCTTTACATTCCCCGAATCAGATGAATCCTACGTATTGCTGGATGCCTTCAATCAGGGCTCATACGTAAAGATAATCCCCGAAAAGCGAATGATCAAAGGTTACTGCCGCAACAACAGCGGGGGCGTACCTGATAACTTCCACAACTACTTCGCAGCGGTTTTCGACAAGGATTTTGAAGAGGTTTCAACTTGGAGCGACTGGAACATCAGGAAGGGCAGCAGTGAAGAGAAGGGCAAGCACGTCGGTGCAGCAGTCCGGTTTAAGACCATCAAGGGCGAGCCTGTGAACGTTAAAGTGGCCTCTTCGTTTATCAGTCCTGAGCAGGCAGAGCTCAATCTCAAACGAGAAATAGGCAATGAAACTTTCTCTCAGACCCGCTCCAAAGCTAAAGATATTTGGAATTCCCAGCTAAACAGGATCAAGGTTAAAGGCGGCACTGAAAAGCAATTCGGCAATTTCTATACAGCCCTTTACCGCACTCTTCTTTTTCCGAGGAAGTTCTATGAATTCGATGAAGACGGCGAGATGGTTCATTACAGCCCTTATAACGGGAAGGTGCTTCCCGGCTATATGTTCACAGACAACGGCTTCTGGGATACATTCCGCGCAGTCTTCCCGTTTTTCACAGTAATGTACCCTGAGCTCAACGCTGATATTATGAAAGGCCTTGTAAACACCTACAAGGAGAGCGGCTGGCTTCCGGAATGGGCAAGCCCGGGGCACAGAGACTGCATGGTGGGCTCTAATTCTGCTTCGATAATCGCAAATACCTACCTCAGCGGAATCAGAGGCTACGATATTGAAACCCTTTACGAGGCTATTCTGAAAAATTCCGAAAACCAGCATCCGAATCTCTCATCGGTAGGCCGGCTCGGCGTTGACTATTACAACGAAAAGGGTTATATTCCCTGCGATGTCGGAGTAAATGAAAGCATCGCCCGCACTCTGGAATACAGCTATGCGGATTATACAATTTGGAAGCTTGCAAAGGCTCTGGACAAGCCGAAAGAGCATATTGAACGTTTCCGCAAGAGGGCTCAGTTCTACAGAAACGTTTTTGATGAAAGCACAAACTTTATGAGAGGCAAAAAAGAAAGCGGCAAATGGCAGTCTCCATTCGTACCGGAGAAGTGGGGCGGAGTTTTCACAGAAGGCTCAGCCTGGCATTATACGTGGTCTGTCTTCCAGGACCCTCAGGGGCTTATGAACCTGATGGGCGGAAAGAAAGCGTTCACAGAGAAGCTTGATTCTGTTTTCTCAACGCCTCCGAAATACGACGCTTCTTATTACGGCTTCCCGATACACGAGATCATAGAGATGACCGTTGTAGATATGGGGCAGTACGCCCACGGCAATCAGCCGATCCAGCATATGATTTACCTGTACAACTATGCAGGCCAGCCTTGGAAGGCTCAGAAATGGATCAGAGAGGTTATGGACAGGCTCTACCAGCCCACCCCCGACGGTCTTTGCGGGGATGAGGATAACGGCCAGACCTCAGCGTGGTATGTATTCTCAGCTCTCGGCTTTTATCCAGTATGCCCTGGTTCAGGTGAGTTTGTGATAGGAAGCCCGATTTTTGAAGAGGCTGAGATGAAGCTCGAAAACGGAAATACTTTCACTGTGGAAGCGGAAGATAACTGCAAAGATAATATCTATATCGAAACCGCCCGTTTGAACGGCAAGCCGTATTCGAAGACTTATCTGAATTATGAAGATATCCAAAACGGCGGAAGAGTATCCTTCGATATGTCAGATAAACCAAACAAAGACTGGGGAGATGATCCTTCCGATGCTCCTTACTCAATGTCTAAAGAATTGGAGTAA